Proteins found in one Aneurinibacillus uraniidurans genomic segment:
- a CDS encoding DUF1540 domain-containing protein — MPQGVKCSVSNCDFWKQGNSCAASAIMVDTDQNARVNYTEEFGDIGVSTDRKELASTSSGTCCHTFRPKSGL, encoded by the coding sequence ATGCCACAGGGCGTTAAATGCAGCGTATCAAATTGTGACTTCTGGAAGCAAGGGAATAGCTGTGCGGCTAGTGCGATTATGGTCGATACTGATCAGAACGCACGAGTGAATTATACGGAAGAATTCGGTGATATTGGGGTTTCTACCGATCGCAAGGAACTCGCAAGTACCTCAAGCGGGACATGTTGTCATACGTTTAGACCGAAAAGTGGCTTGTAA
- a CDS encoding M20 metallopeptidase family protein: MTETIKDVQARIEKVVNEHKEWITEVRRYLHRYPELSHQESKTVVYIREQLESMGLTTSTYTGKDVIAYIDGNRPGKTVALRADIDALPIEEETGLPFASQTPGVMHACGHDGHTAILLGAAKALVALEGDFAGRIKLVFQHAEEVVPGGARELVEAGVLADVDAIFGLHLWQNVDSGRMEACPGPIMAGSDSFTIRIQGVGGHGSMPHLTTDPIVIAAHLVTQLQTVVSRSLNPLYPAVISVGQIHAGDTYNIIPDTAMIQGTVRYFHPDVQEQIPGLIERVMNGACASFGASASFEYVKGDPSVVNDPEMNAIVEQVGHAVMGADKVDTAVPSMAGEDFSYYLQQVPGAYFFLGIRNEEAAYSHHHPRFTIDEAMLAVGSKLLAGIGITCANRS, from the coding sequence ATGACAGAGACAATAAAAGATGTACAGGCTCGGATTGAGAAAGTAGTAAATGAACATAAAGAATGGATTACAGAGGTACGTCGTTATCTTCACCGCTACCCGGAATTGTCGCATCAGGAATCGAAAACAGTGGTATATATCCGGGAGCAGCTTGAGAGCATGGGACTTACGACAAGCACATATACGGGCAAAGATGTGATTGCCTACATTGATGGCAATCGCCCCGGTAAAACCGTGGCATTGCGGGCGGACATTGACGCCCTTCCGATTGAGGAGGAGACAGGACTCCCCTTTGCTTCACAGACACCAGGCGTGATGCATGCGTGTGGCCATGATGGACATACGGCGATTTTACTTGGAGCAGCCAAAGCGCTTGTTGCACTGGAAGGTGATTTTGCGGGTCGCATTAAGCTTGTGTTTCAACATGCGGAAGAAGTGGTGCCAGGTGGGGCACGCGAGCTTGTAGAAGCGGGAGTACTTGCAGACGTAGATGCGATTTTTGGGCTTCATCTCTGGCAAAATGTAGACAGCGGTCGGATGGAGGCATGTCCAGGTCCGATTATGGCGGGATCCGATTCGTTTACGATTCGTATTCAAGGAGTTGGGGGGCATGGCTCGATGCCGCATCTGACGACGGACCCGATCGTGATCGCGGCACATCTTGTCACACAATTGCAGACGGTTGTAAGTCGTTCGCTAAATCCGCTCTATCCGGCTGTCATTAGTGTCGGGCAGATACACGCAGGCGATACGTATAACATTATTCCGGACACCGCGATGATTCAGGGAACAGTTCGCTACTTTCATCCGGATGTTCAGGAGCAGATTCCAGGTTTGATTGAACGAGTGATGAACGGGGCCTGTGCGTCATTCGGAGCGTCCGCATCGTTTGAATATGTAAAAGGTGATCCGTCTGTCGTTAATGACCCGGAGATGAATGCGATTGTCGAACAGGTTGGGCATGCGGTGATGGGAGCGGATAAAGTGGACACAGCAGTGCCAAGTATGGCAGGAGAGGACTTCTCTTATTATTTACAGCAAGTTCCGGGTGCTTATTTTTTCCTGGGTATTCGCAATGAAGAAGCAGCATACAGCCACCATCATCCACGCTTTACAATTGATGAGGCGATGCTTGCAGTAGGAAGTAAACTGTTGGCTGGAATAGGCATCACCTGTGCGAACAGGAGCTAA
- the fabG gene encoding 3-oxoacyl-ACP reductase FabG — translation MEFQNQAAVITGGASGLGLEAARILCERGAHVIVADINEAQGTEAVAELREAGGRADFVQVNVGDETSVQQMAANVQKLAGRLDVLINNAGITRDGMVHKLTKEKWDQVININLTGVYLCTQAAIPLMLANGYGRIISTSSVVGLYGNIGQTNYAATKAGVIGLTKTWAKELGHKGITVNAVAPGFIRTPMLDAVPEKVLEMMREKVPVKRLGEAEDIARAYTFLASPFSSYINGAVLSVDGGLVL, via the coding sequence ATGGAATTCCAAAACCAGGCAGCCGTCATTACAGGAGGAGCGAGCGGACTTGGACTTGAGGCGGCACGTATACTGTGTGAGCGCGGTGCACATGTCATTGTAGCAGATATTAATGAAGCGCAGGGAACAGAAGCAGTAGCGGAGCTGCGAGAAGCAGGCGGTAGAGCGGATTTTGTCCAGGTGAATGTTGGAGATGAAACGTCGGTGCAGCAAATGGCAGCGAACGTGCAGAAGCTGGCCGGACGCCTTGATGTGCTGATTAACAATGCTGGCATTACACGTGATGGAATGGTGCATAAGCTAACAAAAGAGAAATGGGATCAGGTCATTAACATTAATCTGACTGGTGTATATTTATGCACGCAGGCAGCGATTCCGCTTATGCTTGCAAACGGTTACGGACGCATCATCAGTACTTCTTCAGTCGTCGGGTTATACGGCAACATCGGGCAAACGAATTACGCAGCGACTAAGGCAGGTGTAATCGGACTGACCAAAACATGGGCGAAAGAATTAGGACATAAAGGCATTACTGTAAATGCTGTCGCACCTGGCTTTATTCGCACACCGATGCTGGATGCCGTTCCAGAGAAAGTTCTTGAAATGATGCGTGAAAAAGTGCCTGTTAAACGCTTAGGCGAAGCGGAAGATATCGCACGTGCCTATACATTCCTCGCCTCCCCGTTTTCCTCATACATTAATGGAGCGGTATTGTCTGTAGACGGTGGTCTTGTGTTATAA
- a CDS encoding SDR family NAD(P)-dependent oxidoreductase, whose translation MNTWHGKIIVITGASSGIGQMTALLAAQHGAIPILLARSEDALASLANRIQSLQPDVSYYVCDVTDENQIQDVVARIIERYKNVDVWVNNAGYGVFDSVLTAQMDDIVGMVDVNYLGVVRCTRAILPHMKARGQGNIINVASVAGKLATPNSSAYSASKFAVIGYTHSVRAEVKPFGVYVSAVNPGPVRTPFFERADTSGNYRRNVEKFMIDPETVAKGILMAATTGQAEVTLPRYMRVGVVLHHVFPRLFERLLGPFLNRK comes from the coding sequence ATGAATACATGGCACGGAAAAATTATTGTAATTACAGGAGCTTCAAGCGGCATCGGCCAAATGACAGCTCTACTTGCAGCACAGCATGGGGCCATCCCGATATTACTCGCCCGTTCCGAAGATGCCCTTGCCTCATTAGCAAACCGCATCCAGTCTCTACAGCCGGATGTCTCATACTATGTTTGTGATGTGACCGATGAAAATCAGATTCAAGATGTAGTCGCCCGGATTATCGAGCGATATAAAAACGTTGATGTTTGGGTGAATAACGCTGGGTACGGGGTATTTGACAGCGTACTTACTGCGCAAATGGACGATATCGTCGGAATGGTGGATGTGAATTATCTCGGGGTTGTTCGCTGTACAAGAGCCATTTTGCCTCATATGAAGGCACGAGGGCAGGGAAACATCATTAATGTTGCTTCCGTCGCTGGAAAGCTGGCCACCCCGAATTCAAGTGCATATTCTGCCAGCAAATTCGCCGTCATCGGCTACACACACAGCGTTCGAGCAGAAGTAAAACCATTCGGTGTATACGTATCTGCAGTGAATCCTGGTCCAGTACGTACCCCATTTTTTGAGCGGGCGGATACAAGTGGTAATTACCGTCGGAATGTCGAAAAATTTATGATCGATCCAGAAACCGTTGCTAAAGGGATTTTAATGGCAGCTACCACCGGACAGGCAGAAGTTACTTTGCCCCGTTATATGCGAGTCGGCGTTGTGCTCCACCATGTATTTCCCCGTTTGTTTGAACGATTGCTCGGTCCGTTTTTGAATCGGAAATAA
- a CDS encoding DUF378 domain-containing protein — MDRVALILVIIGAVNWLLVGLFQWDLVAALFNGGGSFLSRTVYFLIGLAGLYSISLLFRERNTAS; from the coding sequence ATGGATCGTGTTGCTCTTATTTTGGTTATTATCGGGGCAGTGAACTGGCTGCTTGTTGGCCTGTTTCAATGGGATCTAGTGGCAGCTCTGTTCAATGGCGGAGGTTCCTTCCTGAGCCGTACTGTATATTTCCTCATTGGTCTAGCGGGTCTGTACTCCATCAGCCTGCTATTCCGCGAACGTAATACCGCTTCCTAG
- a CDS encoding helix-turn-helix transcriptional regulator: MKALPKEDYQKVLAFMDEMTESKQDFRNQTLHAFEKWFGYHQSNFWLCNEQTDPVNPVMRNIDRHAMNQYLASCYHLDITLPRKVSRRLAKRQVLRIHDILSPQAYEQSDYYNDFMLRYGYYHQMVAYLSNGKQMFGSIAFIRSKKEQPFHTRDVMCLEILSRFLSQRLEQYLAAQNESLAPQSEHGLTSREKEVLELVQKGYGNEAIAAQLFISVNTLKKHLQSIYRKFDVTNRTSLCYKIHTDVK; this comes from the coding sequence TTGAAAGCGCTACCAAAAGAGGATTATCAAAAAGTGCTGGCTTTTATGGATGAAATGACGGAATCCAAGCAGGATTTTCGCAATCAGACTCTGCACGCCTTCGAAAAATGGTTTGGCTATCACCAGTCCAATTTCTGGCTGTGCAATGAACAAACCGATCCCGTTAATCCTGTGATGCGAAATATAGATCGCCATGCGATGAATCAATACCTCGCCTCCTGCTATCATCTGGATATCACGCTTCCGCGCAAAGTAAGCCGCCGCTTGGCTAAACGGCAGGTCCTGAGAATCCATGATATTCTGTCACCGCAAGCATACGAACAGAGCGACTATTACAATGATTTCATGTTACGGTACGGCTACTACCATCAGATGGTGGCCTATCTCTCAAATGGTAAACAAATGTTTGGAAGTATAGCATTCATACGTTCCAAAAAGGAGCAACCGTTTCACACTCGCGATGTGATGTGTCTGGAGATTCTCTCCCGTTTTTTGTCGCAGCGATTGGAACAGTACCTTGCCGCTCAGAATGAGAGCCTTGCGCCGCAAAGTGAACATGGATTGACCTCCAGGGAAAAAGAGGTGCTGGAGTTGGTGCAGAAAGGGTATGGCAATGAAGCGATTGCTGCTCAGCTGTTTATCAGCGTCAATACGTTAAAAAAACATTTGCAAAGTATATACCGAAAGTTTGATGTCACAAACAGGACCAGTCTCTGTTATAAGATTCATACCGACGTGAAGTGA
- a CDS encoding carbon-nitrogen hydrolase family protein yields MSYLNLALVQIASPSTNPDLEVRKRENYEKLVYYIDTISWMNPAVDLIAFPELYLNGLDPINWLQMAETIPGPLTDLLCEKARQHRKWLAPGSFFEKAEQENEAYNTAILISPDGEIVMKYRKVFIPYPLEQSTPGNDFPVYEIPNIGKVGFMICADGHYPEAARNLALKGAEVIIKPTLQGDWIGGTRNNLPIAITRAIENQCYVVSINHPNPIGMGHSVAVDPEGRIIEELGDSESFTIVYLNLDEVRRVRENGSMGMFGFLKMLKGFKESGIEVDEMYTGDLVKAPVYQSLKTPYAKTPADIRKYTAT; encoded by the coding sequence ATGAGCTATCTGAATCTGGCTTTGGTCCAAATCGCATCTCCTAGCACAAATCCTGATCTGGAGGTACGGAAGCGTGAAAATTATGAGAAGCTGGTCTACTATATCGATACCATCTCCTGGATGAATCCTGCAGTAGATCTGATCGCTTTTCCTGAACTGTATCTAAACGGCTTGGATCCAATAAACTGGCTCCAGATGGCTGAGACAATCCCTGGGCCGTTGACCGATCTGCTTTGTGAAAAAGCAAGGCAGCACCGCAAGTGGCTTGCCCCTGGCTCTTTCTTTGAAAAAGCAGAGCAGGAAAACGAAGCCTATAATACAGCGATCCTAATCTCTCCTGATGGAGAAATCGTGATGAAATACCGGAAAGTGTTCATTCCCTATCCATTGGAGCAATCGACACCGGGCAACGACTTTCCGGTCTATGAAATCCCTAATATCGGAAAGGTCGGATTCATGATCTGCGCCGATGGCCACTACCCCGAAGCGGCCCGCAATCTTGCACTCAAGGGAGCGGAGGTAATCATCAAGCCTACCTTGCAGGGGGACTGGATTGGTGGAACACGAAATAACCTGCCGATTGCCATTACCCGCGCTATTGAGAATCAGTGCTATGTTGTCAGCATTAATCACCCCAATCCGATTGGCATGGGGCATTCAGTTGCAGTCGACCCTGAAGGAAGGATCATTGAGGAGCTTGGAGATTCCGAATCATTTACGATTGTCTATTTGAATCTGGATGAAGTAAGGCGCGTCAGGGAGAACGGCTCAATGGGGATGTTCGGTTTTCTTAAAATGCTTAAGGGCTTTAAGGAATCAGGGATCGAGGTGGACGAAATGTATACTGGAGACCTTGTGAAAGCACCCGTTTACCAATCGTTGAAAACACCGTATGCAAAAACGCCCGCAGATATCCGGAAATATACTGCCACATAA
- a CDS encoding 3'-5' exonuclease, which yields MELFKGKVVCPRCDGNGLIYKAKIRELDINVFLCDECEAMWQEHSIITLNSFQDFSTFLDGNGLSYNDVQLFDLEYEWYK from the coding sequence ATGGAACTGTTTAAGGGGAAAGTAGTATGTCCAAGATGTGATGGTAATGGGCTTATTTATAAAGCGAAAATTAGAGAGTTAGATATAAATGTATTTTTATGTGATGAATGTGAAGCTATGTGGCAAGAACACAGTATAATCACCTTAAATTCTTTTCAAGACTTTAGCACATTCTTAGATGGAAATGGTCTTTCTTATAATGATGTGCAACTCTTTGATTTAGAATATGAATGGTATAAATAG
- a CDS encoding ferredoxin family protein translates to MEGDEIMSLVPRTNTLEEKQYLLRYRADSQSHLHVLDNDVCATSCPDKLCTLFCPGEVYKWEGKRMSVGYEGCHECGSCRIGCPYENIKWEYPKGGHGIVFRLA, encoded by the coding sequence ATGGAAGGTGATGAGATAATGAGTCTGGTACCACGTACGAACACACTGGAAGAAAAGCAGTATTTGCTGCGCTACCGTGCTGACAGCCAGTCGCATTTGCATGTGCTCGATAATGATGTATGTGCGACAAGCTGCCCGGATAAGCTGTGCACATTGTTCTGTCCGGGTGAGGTGTATAAATGGGAAGGGAAGCGGATGTCGGTTGGATATGAAGGCTGTCATGAGTGTGGTTCCTGCCGGATTGGCTGCCCATATGAAAATATTAAATGGGAGTATCCAAAAGGCGGACATGGGATTGTGTTTAGGTTGGCGTAG
- a CDS encoding FAD-dependent oxidoreductase has translation MSEKFDAIVVGAGPAGTSAAYVMAKAGLNVLLIERGEYPGSKNVMGGVLYRHQMDEIIPGFYKEAPLERPIVEQRFWMMGEESVFTSGYKGLEWSKEPYNNFTVLRAKFDQWYANKAVEAGALLINETVVTECIVEDGRVIGVRTDRPDGDVYADVVVIADGVNSLLGKSLGFHKEFKPSDVALAVMEVIDLPAEKIEDRFNLEPNQGTTIEIFGDATKGILGTGFIYTNKESINIGVGATLSGMIKHRLRPYDLLDYLKSHPIVRPLIRGGEPAEYAAHLIPEGGYNAMPKIVGNGVVLVGDAGQMVNGIHREGSNMAMTAGRLAAETIILAKQANDFSENMLDTYRVRLLDSFVGRDLKKYKDATHTFETHPQYFNDYIPMINKAASQFFTIDGMPKKDKQQKIFRSLTEGKSKLGMVQDIYRAWKVMR, from the coding sequence ATGTCTGAGAAATTTGATGCGATTGTTGTAGGAGCTGGTCCAGCCGGTACTTCAGCCGCTTATGTGATGGCTAAAGCCGGATTGAACGTATTGCTTATTGAGCGCGGGGAGTATCCAGGTTCGAAAAACGTAATGGGAGGCGTATTGTATCGCCACCAGATGGACGAGATCATTCCTGGCTTCTATAAAGAAGCACCGCTCGAACGCCCGATTGTAGAGCAGCGCTTCTGGATGATGGGAGAAGAATCCGTTTTTACAAGCGGCTACAAGGGACTTGAGTGGAGCAAAGAGCCGTATAACAATTTTACGGTACTGCGTGCCAAGTTTGACCAGTGGTATGCGAACAAGGCGGTTGAAGCAGGAGCATTGCTCATTAATGAAACGGTTGTAACCGAATGCATTGTCGAAGACGGACGCGTCATCGGTGTACGCACGGATCGTCCGGATGGAGATGTGTATGCAGACGTCGTTGTCATAGCGGATGGCGTGAATTCGCTGCTCGGCAAGTCACTTGGTTTCCATAAGGAATTTAAGCCAAGTGATGTAGCACTTGCTGTTATGGAAGTAATTGATCTACCGGCTGAGAAAATTGAAGATCGATTTAATCTGGAACCGAATCAGGGGACAACGATTGAGATTTTTGGCGATGCGACGAAAGGAATTCTCGGCACTGGCTTTATTTATACGAATAAAGAAAGTATCAATATCGGTGTAGGGGCTACACTCTCAGGCATGATTAAGCACCGCCTTCGTCCGTATGACTTGCTTGATTATTTGAAAAGTCATCCAATTGTTCGTCCGCTTATTCGCGGTGGTGAGCCAGCAGAATACGCGGCTCATCTCATACCGGAGGGCGGCTATAACGCCATGCCAAAAATTGTTGGCAATGGTGTTGTGCTGGTCGGAGATGCAGGACAGATGGTAAACGGCATTCACCGTGAAGGCAGTAACATGGCAATGACGGCCGGACGACTGGCAGCGGAGACGATCATTCTGGCGAAACAAGCGAATGATTTCTCTGAGAATATGCTCGATACGTATCGGGTTCGTCTGCTTGATAGCTTTGTCGGACGTGATTTGAAGAAATACAAGGATGCAACGCATACGTTTGAGACGCATCCACAATATTTTAATGACTACATTCCGATGATTAACAAGGCAGCAAGTCAGTTCTTTACGATTGATGGGATGCCGAAGAAGGATAAGCAGCAGAAGATTTTCCGCAGTTTGACAGAAGGCAAAAGCAAACTGGGGATGGTGCAAGATATTTATCGTGCATGGAAGGTGATGAGATAA
- a CDS encoding electron transfer flavoprotein subunit alpha/FixB family protein, with the protein MKPATQERTDKFADHEGVWVYIDHMDGEIAGVSLELLGAGRRLADKMNAPLAGFLLGHHVESLAQTCFEYGADIVYVIDDPLLVNYRSETYMKGTVDLCNKYKPEMILYGATPNGKDLSSAVATELATGLTADCTMLDVNAEQRLLEASRPAFGGNIMATILCKNHRPQMATVRSKVMKALERQVGRTGRIVHEPLGMHEKDLQTRVLEIVRETSQRVKLDEAHIIVAGGKGLGDAKGFQLCYDLAEVINASVGATRDAVEAGWIDHHYQIGQTGVTVTPKIYFAIAISGAVQHIVGMQNSEFIIAINKDPNAAIHNVATYSIVGDAFEVVPKLIEAFKKAVKGGEKVHV; encoded by the coding sequence GTGAAGCCTGCGACGCAGGAGCGGACTGACAAGTTTGCTGATCATGAAGGCGTATGGGTGTACATTGATCATATGGATGGCGAGATTGCTGGGGTATCTCTTGAGCTTCTTGGAGCAGGCCGTCGTCTTGCTGATAAGATGAATGCGCCCCTTGCAGGTTTTCTGCTTGGACATCATGTGGAGTCGCTAGCCCAGACATGCTTTGAATATGGGGCCGATATTGTGTATGTGATTGATGATCCGTTGCTTGTCAACTATCGCTCCGAGACATATATGAAAGGCACAGTTGATTTGTGCAACAAGTATAAACCAGAAATGATTCTATATGGTGCGACCCCGAATGGTAAAGATCTGTCGAGCGCAGTAGCCACTGAGCTTGCGACTGGACTGACAGCGGACTGCACGATGTTGGATGTGAATGCTGAGCAGCGATTGCTCGAAGCGAGCCGTCCGGCATTTGGCGGAAACATTATGGCAACCATTCTTTGTAAAAATCATCGTCCGCAGATGGCAACTGTGCGCTCTAAAGTGATGAAGGCGCTCGAGCGACAGGTAGGTCGTACCGGGCGAATCGTTCATGAGCCGCTCGGTATGCATGAGAAAGATTTGCAGACGCGTGTACTTGAGATTGTCCGTGAGACGAGCCAGCGCGTTAAGCTGGATGAAGCACATATTATTGTTGCAGGCGGTAAGGGACTTGGTGATGCGAAAGGATTCCAGCTCTGCTATGACCTTGCAGAAGTAATCAATGCGAGCGTGGGAGCGACCCGTGATGCGGTAGAAGCAGGCTGGATCGACCACCATTACCAGATCGGTCAGACAGGTGTAACGGTAACGCCAAAAATTTATTTTGCGATTGCGATTTCCGGGGCTGTGCAGCATATTGTAGGCATGCAGAACTCGGAATTTATCATTGCGATTAATAAGGACCCGAATGCAGCCATTCACAATGTTGCGACCTACAGCATTGTCGGTGACGCATTCGAAGTAGTGCCAAAGCTGATCGAAGCATTCAAAAAAGCAGTCAAAGGCGGTGAAAAAGTTCATGTCTGA
- a CDS encoding electron transfer flavoprotein subunit beta/FixA family protein, translated as MHILVCVKQVPDTKIIKIDPKTNTLDRRGVPAILNPYDTHAVEEAVRLRARYGGKVSVLSMGPPQAVAAIKKCVEIGVDAGYLISDRAFAGADTLATSYALSRAINRITKEEPIDLVICGKMAIDGDTGQVGPGIARRLGIPPLTGIKKVVEINEKSRQMTVHRKIEDGHEVLQSSLPCLLTVEKDINEVPYSPLPNMIRAARFEPIVWTVNDLEDVDRGQLGLKGSPTIVGKMFSPPKPEGGKRLEGNADQQVNQLVDILLTEKRELLVQGGGR; from the coding sequence ATGCACATTCTGGTCTGTGTCAAGCAGGTGCCAGACACAAAAATCATCAAAATCGATCCGAAAACGAACACGCTCGACCGACGAGGGGTACCGGCGATTCTGAATCCGTATGATACACATGCGGTGGAAGAAGCGGTACGTCTGCGTGCACGCTATGGCGGAAAAGTATCTGTTTTATCGATGGGTCCACCGCAGGCTGTAGCGGCCATTAAGAAATGTGTCGAGATTGGTGTTGATGCAGGGTACCTGATTTCAGACCGCGCATTTGCCGGAGCTGATACGCTTGCGACAAGCTATGCGCTGTCTCGTGCCATTAACCGAATTACAAAAGAGGAGCCGATCGATCTTGTCATCTGCGGCAAAATGGCTATCGATGGAGACACAGGTCAGGTAGGGCCGGGCATTGCCCGCCGTCTTGGCATTCCTCCGCTGACAGGAATCAAAAAAGTAGTAGAAATTAATGAAAAATCCCGGCAGATGACTGTCCACCGTAAGATTGAAGATGGTCATGAGGTGTTACAGTCCTCTCTTCCGTGTCTTTTAACTGTAGAGAAGGATATTAATGAAGTGCCATATTCTCCGCTCCCGAATATGATTCGAGCTGCTCGTTTTGAACCGATTGTCTGGACCGTGAACGATCTCGAAGATGTAGATCGGGGACAGCTCGGTCTGAAGGGATCGCCGACCATTGTAGGTAAAATGTTCAGCCCTCCGAAGCCTGAAGGCGGCAAGCGGCTTGAAGGAAATGCAGACCAGCAGGTGAACCAGCTAGTTGATATATTGTTGACGGAGAAACGTGAATTGCTCGTACAAGGAGGGGGGCGATAA
- a CDS encoding acetyl-CoA carboxylase carboxyltransferase subunit alpha, whose protein sequence is MEVEKPTSYPPVSITPRSAGERVKLSRHPERPLTSDYITYLFPDFIELKGDRLYGNDASLIAGLATFQGLPVTIIGHEKGRGTRDKIMRNFGMSQPEGYRKALRLMKQAEKFGRPIITFIDTPGAYPGLEAEERGVAEAIARNLLEMAGLRTIVLSVVIGEGGSGGALGIGVSDRLFMLENAYYSVITPEGCASILWKDASKWEEAAASLKITADELLRLGVIDEIFPEPLEGAHTDLEQTVYYAGRRLAYHLDILLQKSMDEILEERYARLRRLGEYNILAE, encoded by the coding sequence ATGGAAGTTGAGAAACCAACCAGCTATCCGCCTGTCAGCATCACGCCCCGCTCGGCTGGAGAACGAGTAAAGCTATCGCGCCATCCCGAGCGACCGCTGACAAGCGATTATATTACGTACTTGTTCCCTGACTTTATCGAACTCAAGGGGGATCGTTTGTACGGGAATGATGCCTCGCTCATTGCTGGACTTGCTACATTTCAAGGGCTGCCGGTAACGATTATCGGGCATGAGAAAGGTCGGGGAACGCGCGATAAAATTATGCGCAACTTCGGGATGTCACAGCCGGAAGGGTACCGAAAGGCACTGCGCCTGATGAAGCAGGCCGAAAAGTTTGGTCGTCCGATCATTACGTTTATTGATACACCGGGAGCGTATCCGGGACTTGAAGCGGAAGAGCGAGGGGTTGCGGAGGCGATTGCTCGTAATCTGCTGGAGATGGCCGGACTTCGGACGATTGTCCTTAGTGTCGTCATTGGGGAAGGGGGCAGTGGTGGCGCGCTTGGAATCGGTGTAAGTGACCGACTGTTTATGCTAGAGAATGCATACTACTCGGTGATCACCCCGGAAGGCTGCGCGTCGATTCTTTGGAAAGATGCCAGCAAGTGGGAAGAGGCAGCGGCCTCGCTCAAGATTACGGCAGATGAACTGCTTCGACTAGGGGTAATCGATGAGATTTTTCCGGAACCACTAGAGGGAGCACATACGGATTTGGAGCAGACTGTATACTATGCCGGGCGCCGTCTTGCTTACCATCTCGACATCCTGCTGCAAAAAAGTATGGACGAAATCCTAGAAGAGCGGTATGCCAGATTGCGTCGTCTAGGGGAGTATAATATTTTGGCGGAATAG
- the accD gene encoding acetyl-CoA carboxylase, carboxyltransferase subunit beta gives MQSTTPHFRFHKLAEVTTRPPQVIVCPTCHKLYQKSRLVEEVYTCECGFQFRLTAKNRIKTLLDPGSFIEWDAGITSKNPLDFKGYDDKLQKAMLTSGVKEGVITGIGTLRGQRVVVAVMEPLFMMGSMGSSIGEKITRAIEGATREQVPIFIFSASGGARMQEGVLSLMQMAKTSAALQRHSTAGLLYISILTHPTTGGVTASYAMLGDIILSEPGALIGFAGRRVIEQTIKQKLPDGFQSAEFLLEHGMLDAIVPRKQMRETLARFVALHRKQKEWKAYGS, from the coding sequence ATGCAGTCTACAACTCCCCACTTTCGGTTTCATAAGCTTGCGGAGGTCACTACACGACCTCCGCAGGTTATCGTCTGTCCGACCTGTCACAAGCTGTACCAGAAATCACGGCTTGTAGAGGAAGTGTATACATGTGAATGCGGCTTTCAATTCCGGCTAACAGCTAAAAACCGCATTAAAACATTGCTCGACCCGGGCAGTTTTATCGAGTGGGATGCAGGGATCACAAGTAAGAATCCGCTTGATTTCAAAGGCTATGATGATAAGCTGCAAAAGGCAATGCTTACAAGTGGGGTGAAGGAAGGGGTTATTACCGGGATCGGTACATTGCGCGGTCAGCGTGTAGTCGTAGCGGTAATGGAGCCGCTGTTTATGATGGGGAGTATGGGTTCGTCGATCGGAGAGAAAATCACGCGTGCAATTGAAGGGGCAACTAGAGAGCAGGTACCTATTTTCATTTTTTCTGCTTCAGGAGGTGCCCGCATGCAGGAAGGTGTATTGTCGCTTATGCAGATGGCCAAAACGAGTGCAGCTCTACAGCGACACAGTACGGCAGGACTTCTCTACATCTCGATTCTTACACATCCGACGACTGGCGGTGTAACCGCGAGCTACGCGATGCTTGGTGATATTATCTTGTCTGAGCCGGGGGCGCTCATTGGCTTTGCCGGGCGGCGCGTCATTGAACAGACGATCAAACAAAAGTTACCGGATGGCTTCCAGAGCGCTGAATTTTTGCTTGAGCATGGTATGCTTGATGCAATCGTACCACGTAAGCAGATGCGTGAGACGCTTGCCCGCTTTGTGGCCTTGCACCGGAAACAGAAGGAATGGAAAGCGTATGGAAGTTGA